Proteins encoded in a region of the Flavobacterium sp. MDT1-60 genome:
- a CDS encoding NAD kinase, with protein MKVAIYGQYYQNSTEPIIKDIFQFFNSNNVEMVIEETFLKMLYEKELIKKEYETFSSSTSLDSSFEMLISIGGDGTILRAATLVRNSGVPILGINAGRLGFLATVQKEKIDSFLQFVIDKKYTTSERTLLSLTCEPQNDAIAEMNFAMNEVTVSRKDTTSMITVETYLNNEYLNSYWADGLIISTPTGSTGYSLSCGGPILTPNVASLVITPIAPHNLTARPLVIPDDTEIKLRVSGREDQYLISLDSRISSVKNESVLTIKKTDYKIKMVEIPGETFLKTLRNKLLWGEDKRN; from the coding sequence GTTTTTCAATTCCAATAATGTAGAAATGGTAATTGAAGAAACTTTCCTGAAAATGCTTTACGAAAAAGAGCTGATAAAAAAAGAATATGAAACTTTTTCATCGAGTACGTCTCTGGATAGCAGTTTTGAAATGCTGATTAGTATTGGTGGTGACGGAACAATTTTGAGAGCAGCAACTTTAGTTCGTAATTCGGGAGTACCCATTTTAGGAATCAACGCTGGAAGATTAGGTTTTTTAGCTACCGTTCAAAAAGAAAAAATTGACAGCTTTTTACAATTTGTAATAGATAAAAAATACACTACCTCAGAAAGAACATTATTGAGTCTGACTTGTGAACCTCAAAATGATGCAATTGCAGAAATGAATTTTGCCATGAACGAAGTAACTGTCAGTCGAAAAGATACAACTTCGATGATTACTGTTGAAACTTACCTGAATAATGAGTATTTAAATTCTTATTGGGCAGACGGATTAATCATCTCAACACCAACAGGTTCTACCGGATATTCTCTGAGTTGTGGCGGCCCGATATTAACTCCTAATGTTGCAAGTTTAGTAATTACACCAATTGCACCACACAACTTAACAGCAAGACCCTTAGTAATACCTGATGATACCGAAATAAAGCTTCGTGTTTCCGGAAGAGAAGATCAGTATTTAATTTCGTTAGATTCAAGAATTTCATCTGTAAAAAACGAATCGGTTTTAACCATCAAAAAAACAGATTACAAAATAAAAATGGTCGAAATTCCAGGCGAAACTTTCTTAAAAACCCTTAGAAATAAATTACTTTGGGGAGAAGATAAAAGGAATTAG
- a CDS encoding DUF6089 family protein, which yields MKKIFNLLLCFFPFITLNAQINEIGVFLGGSNFVGDVGNTTYIAPEKLAFGILYKWNKSPRHAYRFSYTQSTIAGNDKDSEETGRSNRGYSFENTVKEFSAGLEFNFFDFNLHDYHPKVTPYIYSGLSYFLYDELYISGGQTRKDKNSSSIAIPMTLGIKSNITPHFVIGAEVGARYTFTDDLDGSNPGNDNLKSLRFGNLNNNDWYVFSGITLTYTFGQKPCYCAE from the coding sequence ATGAAGAAAATTTTTAATTTATTGTTATGTTTTTTCCCCTTTATCACACTAAATGCTCAAATCAATGAGATAGGTGTTTTTCTAGGCGGAAGCAACTTTGTAGGCGACGTAGGAAACACAACTTATATTGCTCCTGAAAAACTAGCTTTTGGTATTTTGTATAAATGGAACAAAAGCCCACGCCATGCGTATCGCTTCTCCTACACTCAATCTACAATTGCAGGAAACGACAAAGATTCAGAAGAAACAGGAAGAAGCAACAGAGGTTATAGTTTTGAAAATACTGTAAAAGAGTTTTCTGCCGGATTAGAATTTAACTTCTTCGATTTTAATCTTCATGATTATCATCCAAAAGTTACTCCTTATATATATTCGGGATTAAGTTACTTTTTATATGACGAATTGTATATAAGCGGAGGGCAAACCAGAAAAGATAAAAATTCAAGTTCAATTGCTATCCCTATGACGTTAGGTATAAAATCAAACATCACTCCTCACTTTGTTATTGGAGCAGAGGTTGGTGCCCGTTATACCTTTACTGATGATTTGGACGGAAGTAATCCGGGCAATGATAATTTAAAATCGTTGCGTTTCGGAAATTTAAATAATAATGATTGGTATGTTTTCTCTGGTATTACTTTAACCTATACCTTTGGACAAAAACCTTGCTATTGCGCAGAATAA